The segment GAAACATCCAATACACGTGCTACAAATGCAGCAGGAAAGTCATACTCAACAACCAATATTCCCCTATATCGACCCGAAgaatcaaatacaaagcATCAGAATAGGACTGATTTGCTGCTTCCACCATTGACCAAGACCAAATCCAACATCTCCATTATGAGTGTGTTTAAAAAGAATAAGTCATCGGACCAACTTCATAGGTCGGGAAAGGACAAGACGGCAAGTATGGACAAGCCAGAGGTTGCCACCACCATAAAGCCTACTGATAACACCTCGCCAAAGGAAAATGCAGTTGACGATTTTGACGGCTCGCCTGTGTTGCTCGATGAAAGATTTGCACCACAACCGTCTAATAAAGGACCCGCTACTCCTGGATCAATTAACTTTATACGTGAGGTTAGTGATAGCAATATAGCGTTTGACACAGCCAAGCGTTCGTCCGAGAGCAGTGAAGTTAACCTGGATGAATATGAAGAtgctgatgaagatgcCAACGAAGATAACGTagaggatgatgaagatgatgatgaagatgctGATAAATTATCATTTGACCCATCTGCtgatgaaaagtttgacGTGTATGATTCCAAGAACTTACTGGCAAATCCCCCGGTGCAAAGATTATCGAACCATCAACAAGGTGAAGAGATTCTGTTGATTCCGCCATTGATTCAAGATACACAATTCGGTTCCCCTTTCAAAGTTGACTATCAAAGCTCACCTGATAATAAGCGACCAGTTAGGACAATGGATCGAAATTCTGCATTTGCTAACTCTAATGATGCCAAGCCATTTTCGTCGTCGTTATCGCCTTCTGCTTCACCTGTACCAAAGAGATTCCCTAGTCGCAAAGAAGACAAGAGTTTTCAATTATTGGGAGAAGCATTGTTTCCCAGATCGCTTAGTGCACATGAGGTTGAAAGTATCGTATCATTGGAGAGATCAAGGTCGTTGAagtcaatcaaatcaaataaacGTAGTTCATTTGTCAATTATGATGGAAGTGATGATAACATTGTGCACTATAATGGTCCTACATTGTCACCTCATAACACAAGCGGAATCACCAGGTCAAGTTCCATTTTAAAAAATTCCACCAGCAAACCAAGCAATTTGAGTAAGGAGATTGAACCCAtatcaattgatgcaaataTATTGGATAATGATTATGATGACGGAGCAGTTCTAAATTCAAGCTCAGTGTACTCACAACCATCAGATGGtgcatttttcaaatctaaaTCGCAACCATCTCCACATCTTGATGAGAATTCActacaattgaatttaatgGATGGTGATTATAATGAGTTTATGGAGTTTAGTGATTTCATTGATGTGGATAATTTGACATTCAATTATTCCCCTTCTGCTGCACTCGAGTCTGCTTCGGCTAGTCCTAGACCTGATATTAATGGTTCTAGATATGATGTTAACGAAAGATTAAGAGCAGAAGCTGGAGTAGACGCAACTGAGGGTGATGAAACAACCGCAGATGAAATGGTTGATACTCCAGATATTcgtgttgaagaagaagaagaagaagaaaaagaagaaaaagacgGTGCATCATCTCATAAGTTCTCTTCCCCACCAGTGTTGCGAATCGACACTGTAGATTTCCCGGACAGCACAGCTAGTCATGATTCACCTGTTCCACTTATTATTGAATCGAGAACGCCATCACCATCCCCACTTTCAATGAACACTACAGAATCACCCAAGACCAGTGTTGAAGTCGTTGAAGGGTTTGAGAATTATGGGAAAGTTCATAACGATACTTCGGTAGCCAATGATGATACCACGTTGGATGACAGTGGGAATAGTGGGCACGAGTTGGTTGGCATCAATTCTGAGCGTACAAAGGAGACTCAACGTTCTGTTGAAGGTGATGACAACGAAGAGGAGACTGATGGAAACGACAATGAACCTGAAGTGATCAAGAGTTCACCAATATTGGACAGTGCATATAGAACCACCAAAAAGGGTAAATCCAATTCTAACAATCGACCAATCTCGATGTCATTTAAAGGATTGAACAAGCCTTCATTTTCAGGCAAGATTGCTCAACATGATTTAAGAAGTAGTGATTCCCACCAGTCGTTTACGATTTCATTTAATGATGATCTGTCATCAGTTGGTGGTGGCTTTGGAACTAGcagtgatgaagaagaagaggaagaagaggaagagcAAGTGCCCACAATTCGAGGAGAGGAAGGGTTGAACTTAATTGAAGCCGAGCAGAGTCAAGGGTATAATGAAtatgaaaaggaaaatctAGTGccaaagaacaaagaaGTTCAAAGTGCGGTGAACCCAGtacagcagcaacaacgCTTTGCATCAATGGAATCATATGAATATTATGACCAAAGTAATAAAACACCACCATCGGAATCAAGATCCAAATTCGGAAAAAATAACAACTATCAAAACAATTCTATTGATTCATCGAATGGTTCATATTCacctgatttcaaaataccaTTGCCTCCACCACCATTTGGGACGAAATTTAGTCATAATAAGATCCCATCCATATCCGATCAATCATCTGCAAGTTCATCTCCTAGATCGTTCACATCAATGTTGAGTAGATGGaagagaaacaacaacGCCAACGCCAACGTCAACGCCAACAATAATGCTAATggtaatttcaatatcttggCACCACGAGTTGCGCCACCTCCTCCAGTTCCTGCAAAACAATCTGGAGTTCGATTCAGTTCAAGAATCATCCTTTATGATACGTATAACGATGAAGAATATGATCGACATCCAGATACTGCTACTTGTAATCAATTGACGCCATTATTGGcacaacaaattaaagaaGAGATGAATATGATTAAGAGTGAAATGGAAGTTCATGTGGAGAGTCGCTGCTATACGCAGTTTTTCTAGTTGATGGGAGGAGAtaagatgaaattgaagctTAGTTTATGGAGAACGTGTTGAGCAATTATAAAGTTATATATATTAATAGTTTAACATCTAATTGATTTAGATATTCAGTTGTACGAAAACATGAGGATTTTTGAGCTTATACTAAAGCCGTATATTCAAGAACCAAACAATCTACAcaccaaattgataaacaccatccattttcaaataaataaaaacacAACTATATCCATCATCTAATCTAATCCCTGATGTTGTTgctactgctgctgctgttgttgcttaGAGTGTGTTTCCTTAGCACTCCTAAAAATAATATCCAATACATTATTATCACTTGTATCAATATGAGCCACGATATAATCAGTTTGGtctaaatcaacaataacaTAACTTTGTGAATCAGGTTTAAAATCAACACATGTCGTGTCGGCCCATTCTGCTTCGTCGTAGTCACGTAATGAGATTGTGGGTGGGGTTGTGTTGTCGTTTATGTATGGTGGATATTTTGAGTTCATTGTGGTGGAGAGGAGGAGAAATGTGGTTGGGGAGGAATTGGTGGATGGAGGAAAGGTTGCGAAAATGGACGATGATGCTGCTgcattttttttaattttgagGGTGAGGGGACGAAGAGGCGAAAAGCGTCGCTACCAACACAAgagacaaaaaaattagaaACATCGATGagattattcaaattgataacaCACATTATAACTCATATAGATATATCATTCAAGAATGGAATCTAAATTAGTCGTGCCTGGTCAGTACATAACGCCAAAAAGGAATCTAGTTTCTGATAAACAACACCAGAATAAACCAGTAACGTATCTTGCTGGATCGGGTACGGTTGTAAAtccaattgaagttgatggtAAGAGTTTATCAGTTATATGTGCTACGATAGTAGGGAGGACTCATTTCGTCCAAGTAAACAAGGATGAACTAGAGGGCGAGGATACTGAAGAGAAACAGAAGAAAGATAAGGAATTGACGTATATTGTTAATGTCGTACCCAAGAATCAATACATTCCAACTGATGAAAAAGCAAGTGAAGCCAATTTGTCCggtacaacaacaaccacagTATCTTCTTCCATCAACCTTCCACAGGAGAATGATATAGTATTAGTACGAATCACGCGAATTTCGCAGAAACAAGCCAATTGTGAAATCATATCCcttgaatcaaaatcaaattcaaactcaaactcaaactCAAGTGCTCCTCAAAAAGGCGGTAATATCCTCTCAGACTCAGGTGCTGGATCCAATGGAGCTACCGCCCAAGCATCTATCCCCCATGGTGGCGGATCCCAACACAACCACAATCTACAAACCATTGCATCATCAACCTCCACACCCACTCAAGCAACAATCTACGACTTGGGAGAAAACTATCGCGGTATAATTCGAGCTTCCGACATAAGGTCAACAGAAAGAGATAAAGTTATTGTAGGGCAGTGTTTTAAACCGGGGGATATTGTTCGATGTATGATTATAAGTTTAGGTGACGGGCAAAATTATTATTGTTCAACAGCTAGAAATGATTTGGGGGTAGTATTGGCTAAACTGGTCGGCGGGGCCGGTAACTTGATGTATCCTGTTGATTGGCAGAatatgattgatttgaatagtggtgttgttgaaaagaggAAAAATGCTAATCCGTTTGCTATTTAATGGGGGATGGAAGATAGATGCTCTATTTACATAAAATTTATTAGGTTCTATATTTGATATAATCTAATTATATGTAGTATGTAGTATGTAATACCATGCACCTTCTATATAGCTTCCACTGGATGTACTAATTCTTCATTGTCACCTCttaaatcaacttcactTAACCCAACACAAGCACCAAATTTTTCGAATCgttcaaaatatttttgcTTTTTAACTTCggcaatttcaatcattttGGGCCAATATTTATCATGTTCGtaaataaaattgacatCACCCAGAAAATCTTTATCCAATTGTGATTTTGGAACATAGTTGACAAATGGTTGATCAAAAACCaatttttctcttgttAATGGATCAATAAATGGGTGAATAATCTTGAGAAATGTCCATCCTAACCATGGAATATTTGTTAATAGAGCCTTACCCAACCTTTCAGGGTAATGGGTTTGTAAAATATGCAAAACTTGTCTTCCAACTCCAACAGGTGGGATTTTACCACCTTGTGTACCCACAGGATGGgctttgaaatcaattaatAAAGCTAATGAATCTTGTCCTGATGGCATATAATCAATAACTTTTTCCAACATGTAAACTAAATGTTGTACTTGGCGTTGACTGGTCTTTGTATTTTGACGACCTGGTTTCAAATATAAGCAAGGTCTTGAATCATTATCGTATCCCAATATTACTTCTTTACCAGTTTCATTTTCAGGACTAGTTAATTCACCATTAACAACATtatctttttccaaaatgtgATTAATACCAAATTCTCTTCTCCATGCCAATGTCATTTCAATTCGGTCTATAGCTTCATCTACGTGCCATTTAGTCGCTCTCAAGTACCTCAAAAAACATTCCCTTGTTAACCACgatttttcatcaattgataatgcAGATGCATTAGAGGTGTTTTTATGCTTGTGCTGCTCTTCAGAATCAGCAATGACTAAATCAGgattttggaaatgtttCAATACTTTAATGTATTTTGccttttcatcatcagttaGTTTATGTTCTTTAGGAATATGTGACTCTGAAGATGGCGCTTCAAAAGGTATATATCGTGGTGGACCAAGATTGACCAgatcttttgattttgatttaccactattgttgttgggaGTTAATGTGCCATTGGTGGTGGCACtagatgatgattcagGTGACGAAGTGGCTTTGAGTGATGAAGTTTCCGAAGTCGATGGcgtatttgaatttgaaccAGACACCTTCAGTTTTAATTTACTAAACATTGTGTGAGGATGTATTATGCTTGTGTAAAGAATAGTTTGCTGTATTTGACTCTTTCTACCTCTTCCTTCTACTTTATATAGCAGATAACTACCCTTCCTGTAATAAGTACTATAGGGTGTTTTCTAATAAATATAATTATAAAAGGGTATTTTAtaccaaaagaaaataataCTTCGTTCTGTTCTGTTCTGTTTTAATCCCCTGTTGTGTTGCGTTGTATTTTagttttttctttactgCGTTGATGACAAAAACAATGAGAaagatattttgaaaatttcgGCCCGTGTTTTCACTTAATAAAAACCGCCAGTTATATATCAATAACCACGGGACTGAAGTAAATAAGACACAGTCTAACTACAAATTCACATACTACTACTGGTGCAAGTCTACCTGTGTGTTTCTTTATACATAATTTGTAATTCCAATGACTGATTACTCATCGTATAGCATCGTATAGCATcgaaagaaagaagataaaaaaaacagaaaaagaCGTTACAAACAGAGCAACGATGACACGTCTGTATTAAATTTATTATTGTCTTTGTGTTTCACTTCGGAGTtaaaaaaatgaaatttattTAAATTCCGTATCTCGGATttaaaaatacaaacacaCTTGTTattcttgttgttcttgtttgtCGTGATGATTACAGTCACACTGGGCCAAGAAATTAGGTCGATCCTGTGCACTGAAGAGAACTCAATGGACTCGGTCACCGGAGATAAGCTTAGGTCTCAATACTCGACAGTTTACACGCTCTTTTCCTTTGGTTGATGCGAATTAATTTTTCCATTAGCAATTGTGGTTTGGAGGATTTACTTCGTcttggttgcaaaatatttgataCATATATCTTTACTACGTTTAGcgagaaacaaaaatgataTCTATGTGATACTGACTTCACAATTCTGTCTAAAATGtatattttaaaatttAGAAGCTATAACCATCTAATTCAACGAAAATTACAATTACTCCACTAACATATTATCTACTAACCTATCATACTTCCAACTGTGTGAAATATCAAAAGGTAAATCTACATTTTTATCAATACTGCTTTCGTCAACATCCCatttatccaattcattgaaaaattggcatATTGGGGATGTGTACCATCTACCTCCGTTCCAAGTAAACCAACCTAAATGACCTCCAATTGTTGTCGTGACCATGGTAACATATGGATTCAATTCAGTTTCTGAATAAGGTAATGATCTAGAACCCGTGATTGGATCATCTTTAGAGCTTATAATCAAAGTAGGGACTCTAATTTTCATTAATCTTTGTATGGGAGATGCTAAACGATAATATTCATTTGCTGAATTTAACCCAAATAATCGACTAGTAAAATAATCATCgaaatctttcaaaaacttgagTTGAAATTTAGTTGGATCttgtttgtattgtttaATTACATCATGTGATTGACTCATTAAATCACCTTGACGAGtcaataatttcaacaagttttgaCACATTGTTGGTGAATATACTTTATGTCCAACAATACTATCTCTTAAATGATATGCCCCATCTGGAAAATCCCATGGTGTACCAAACATTGCTGCTCCTTTAATTTGTGGAGATACCGCATCAGCTTCTTGTCCCAAGTAATTGGCCAATATAGCTCCTCCTAAGGAGAATCCCATTAAATAAATCCGTTTGTTTGGCCATTTTTTAGTGACAAATTCATTAATAAAGTATCTTAAATCATTTGTCCACAATCCATTGTATAATTGTGGACTAGTGATTGTATGCCAAGCACATCCACGAGaatttaaaacaatagcGTCAAAATTGTATGGATCATCAACTGCTTTTTCCATAACTGCTCTAATATAAGCTTCATATGAACCGCCTGATAATCCATGTAATGCAATCACCAATGGTTTATCATTAGaatcatcaaccaattcttGGTCGGGATTCTTAAACTCAGTTCTTGGAGGTAACCTATCACTTTGATGTGATGGTTTATATTGTAAATGATTGGGATCATGCTGGAATTTGTTTGCATTTACGGCATAATCAATAGCAATGGTTGACTGTCCTTTCCATTGATCAtacttcaatttttcaccagTTGATAAAGTATAAGGTTTATCTTCAATAGTTAAAATTTGCCTCTTGTAATGCACTTGATGaactttgtcaaatttgttgatagcCGAATAAGCAGTTTGAGTATGACCTGATGATAAGAGTGGATTAATATAAAATGCATGATCTGGTGAAAATTCGACTACATCATTTTTGAGGATATCCGGAACTGTTGTTGAGTCAGAGGTAGCAGATGTAGTGGTAGAAGAATCAGCAGCGGTTGTTACTGATTTACCTTCTTGTTGTCTTTTGGTGAATCTAATTGGCTTTCTTGCAATGTGGTTCTCCACTCTTGATAAGAAAAACCCAGACCCATACATTCTTTTAGTGGTTACTCTAGTATAATTAACCGGTTTCAGTTCTTGTTTATATACCCGTTCTCTCGTATCAACTAGCGTAAATTCGGtctcaaaatttcaaaaaatgttTGCCAAATTTATATATTGGCATTGGCTGATGCTTTTGATGAGATTTAATTTTTGTGCAATTTAGCCGAGAGACAACCAAATTTAACCGaatatatttatatatatatatatatatatatatataaaaaaaaaaaaaaaaaaaaaaaaaaaaaaaaaaaaaaaaaaaaaaaaaaaaaaaaaaaaaaaaaaaaaaaaaaaaaaaaaaaaaaaaaaaaaaaaaaaaaaaaaaaaaaaaaaaaaaaaaaaaaaaaaaaaaaaaaaaaaaaaaaaaaaaaaaaaaaaaaaaaaaaaaaaaaaaaaaaaaaaaaaaaaaaaaaaaaaaaaaaaaaaaaaaaaaaaaaaaaaaaaaaaaaaaaaaaaaaaaaaaaaaaaaaaaaaaaaaaaaaaaaaaaaaaaaaaaaataaccgaatatatttatatatatatatatatatatatatatatatgtgaATATGAACATACAACACCGAGGATGTTTCTTGTAGATTAAGCTTACTTTCtaacaaaaaaagagtTTCATACTTGGCATAACCCAGTTATTCCCGCTTTTTAGCCCTTCACTAAAACTCTATAACTTTGATACTCGGAGTaaattatatatatatatatatttgcCCCTATATATGAAGAAGATTCTCATTCACTAATACCAGTCTATTGTTTGGGTCTTTGGATTAATATCAGAGACTATACTTAGTACATCTTTTTTCCAGTATCAATTGAGTCGTCTGATTGTGAAGAATAATTATTTGTGGCTAGTCTGCGCCTGCGCCTGTGTCTGTGTCTGTGTCTGAAGTTTGGTTTGCCAAGCCTTGAGTTAGTAGTGTTCCAGTTGATAAAAATAACTAGTGTGTGCTTTGCTATATACAGTACTAAATGCCCAATGAGTTAATAAGTTATCTACTTTGGGAATGATTATATAATAAATTACAATAGTGTTACGTAATGAAGTCATTTACTTTACTTGCTATATGGGTTATCAAAGTGTACTGCTACCAAATGCTTCTCAACCGATTGTCGCCTTTTTATGTTTACCAATACTACCACTACCACTACAGTGCACTACATACCataacaaaataaaaaaatacGTCACCTTCCTTAaatctttctttctttcttcttacAATACAACTCAAATCTAT is part of the Candida orthopsilosis Co 90-125, chromosome 2 draft sequence genome and harbors:
- a CDS encoding Ymr210w protein (S. cerevisiae homolog YMR210W has role in fatty acid biosynthetic process), whose product is MYGSGFFLSRVENHIARKPIRFTKRQQEGKSVTTAADSSTTTSATSDSTTVPDILKNDVVEFSPDHAFYINPLLSSGHTQTAYSAINKFDKVHQVHYKRQILTIEDKPYTLSTGEKLKYDQWKGQSTIAIDYAVNANKFQHDPNHLQYKPSHQSDRLPPRTEFKNPDQELVDDSNDKPLVIALHGLSGGSYEAYIRAVMEKAVDDPYNFDAIVLNSRGCAWHTITSPQLYNGLWTNDLRYFINEFVTKKWPNKRIYLMGFSLGGAILANYLGQEADAVSPQIKGAAMFGTPWDFPDGAYHLRDSIVGHKVYSPTMCQNLLKLLTRQGDLMSQSHDVIKQYKQDPTKFQLKFLKDFDDYFTSRLFGLNSANEYYRLASPIQRLMKIRVPTLIISSKDDPITGSRSLPYSETELNPYVTMVTTTIGGHLGWFTWNGGRWYTSPICQFFNELDKWDVDESSIDKNVDLPFDISHSWKYDRLVDNMLVE
- a CDS encoding Pdr16 phosphatidylinositol transfer protein, with the protein product MFSKLKSKVSGSNSNTPSTSETSSLKATSSPESSSSATTNGTLTPNNNSGKSKSKDSVNLGPPRYIPFEAPSSESHIPKEHKLTDDEKAKYIKVLKHFQNPDLVIADSEEQHKHKNTSNASALSIDEKSWLTRECFLRYLRATKWHVDEAIDRIEMTLAWRREFGINHILEKDNVVNGELTSPENETGKEVILGYDNDSRPCLYLKPGRQNTKTSQRQVQHLVYMLEKVIDYMPSGQDSLALLIDFKAHPVGTQGGKIPPVGVGRQVLHILQTHYPERLGKALLTNIPWLGWTFLKIIHPFIDPLTREKLVFDQPFVNYVPKSQLDKDFSGDVNFIYEHDKYWPKMIEIAEVKKQKYFERFEKFGACVGLSEVDLRGDNEELVHPVEAI
- a CDS encoding Bni4 protein (protein required for wild-type cell wall chitin in C. albicans), translating into MSNSQSSTDFDEFFSENNFYSAPTNNSSNHINKLRSSIQIPNSISSRSIKDGLRANNEVLTQKLPNSTSRTSIIKSSPSLKALESILNEKSRNWTPGTLAEQVTEEEEEEDEQSPDDVEEEPLCPDPLDIRNKYSPQKVTAPVAFKNHNATQETINSVQTFETADEVIGSDNQSTTKSTNKRSSKISHNTKSSISTISGSGYSTDDTPILGQPPTFQNFTQHNFESPQLKVIETGAQERSGSKDDTLINDTTESQMNDITEETVSVDLPKFTPHNSLQYTGDSVKERNKKNTQNKFKSNFSNTTINFSLGTRDKKLDNFSSNSPTTSGSQIVQGGGRSDNHQHHYQSNNRTGRNFKSAFAPLSKPAIPPQNNNPEKKFSAPSYEVTNSGTKSSTFEPQDFDPAMNYELYNNNKLNSKESNKGDIKPTSMLSVLTPSQQNSQKEEGKKSFAPSPNQQGFAPETTPQPPMPSTPQRSPHLRSNSTFSLNFAKKSSRDENKSQLSHKRSSTMDDLNKISRFNGRASDTPTEKKKFSFRTLFKSKSKSHELNKSSETSNTRATNAAGKSYSTTNIPLYRPEESNTKHQNRTDLSLPPLTKTKSNISIMSVFKKNKSSDQLHRSGKDKTASMDKPEVATTIKPTDNTSPKENAVDDFDGSPVLLDERFAPQPSNKGPATPGSINFIREVSDSNIAFDTAKRSSESSEVNSDEYEDADEDANEDNVEDDEDDDEDADKLSFDPSADEKFDVYDSKNLSANPPVQRLSNHQQGEEISLIPPLIQDTQFGSPFKVDYQSSPDNKRPVRTMDRNSAFANSNDAKPFSSSLSPSASPVPKRFPSRKEDKSFQLLGEALFPRSLSAHEVESIVSLERSRSLKSIKSNKRSSFVNYDGSDDNIVHYNGPTLSPHNTSGITRSSSILKNSTSKPSNLSKEIEPISIDANILDNDYDDGAVLNSSSVYSQPSDGAFFKSKSQPSPHLDENSLQLNLMDGDYNEFMEFSDFIDVDNLTFNYSPSAALESASASPRPDINGSRYDVNERLRAEAGVDATEGDETTADEMVDTPDIRVEEEEEEEKEEKDGASSHKFSSPPVLRIDTVDFPDSTASHDSPVPLIIESRTPSPSPLSMNTTESPKTSVEVVEGFENYGKVHNDTSVANDDTTLDDSGNSGHELVGINSERTKETQRSVEGDDNEEETDGNDNEPEVIKSSPILDSAYRTTKKGKSNSNNRPISMSFKGLNKPSFSGKIAQHDLRSSDSHQSFTISFNDDSSSVGGGFGTSSDEEEEEEEEEQVPTIRGEEGLNLIEAEQSQGYNEYEKENLVPKNKEVQSAVNPVQQQQRFASMESYEYYDQSNKTPPSESRSKFGKNNNYQNNSIDSSNGSYSPDFKIPLPPPPFGTKFSHNKIPSISDQSSASSSPRSFTSMLSRWKRNNNANANVNANNNANGNFNILAPRVAPPPPVPAKQSGVRFSSRIILYDTYNDEEYDRHPDTATCNQLTPLLAQQIKEEMNMIKSEMEVHVESRCYTQFF